The Bacillus sp. B-jedd sequence CAAGCTCTTTTTTATCCTTGCATGCGACTGTGCATGCCTTACATCCCGAGCAAAGGCTTTGATTAATATAAAATCCCATTTGTGCCAATGAAATCCCTCCTCTCTATGCTTTTTGTACCTCGACAAGATTCGTTTGCTGTGGGTTTGCTTTTGCAAGTGGTGTCGGCCTTTGATTTGTCAGGACATTGATTGATCCGCGTTGATCGATTCCGTTCATGTCAGGCGTATACCACGCACCCTGTGGAATTGCGGCGACTCCCGGCAAGATCCGATTTGTCACCTTAACAGGAATATAAATCATCCCTCTGCCATTAAATACTTTTGCCCGGTCGCCATCCTTCAGGCCACGAGCTGCTGCATCCCTGGGATTCATCCACATTTCCTGCCGGGCGGCTTCTTCAAGCCATGGGTTGTTATCGTGAGTGGAATGGCAGCGGCGTTTATAATGCCAGCTGATTAATTGCAAAGGATATTTTTCCTTAAGCGGGTCTGCTGGACCTTCCCACGCGGGTACATACTTGGCAAAAGGCGGAATGACATCATGCTTGTTCATATCCCAAAGAGCCTTTGAAAAGAGTTCAATTTTGCCTGATGAAGTCTCAAAAGGATTGTTTTTTGGGTCCTCGATTTGTTTCTGGAAACCGATGAGCGGTTCATCGAATGTAAAATGATGAATACCCTTTTTCCTGAAATCTTCAAATTCCGGGAAGCTTGGATCAAGCTCATCTCGGGTGCGCTGGATACTGACTTTCACCCAATCGAGCATTGTTTTCCCTTCGGTAAATGCCTCCTTAAGACCAAAATGTGCGGCTATATCAGCAAAGACATCATATTCATTGCGGCACTCATACAGTGGATCAATGGCCTTTTCACCGAAAACCACGTAGTCACCGAAGCACCATGGGACGCCTATATCCCATCGTTCAAAAAAGCTGGTTCCTGGGAGCAAGATATCCGCATACTTGGCGCTTGGGGTCATGAACAGGTCACTGACGACAATGAATTCCACTTTTGACTCATCTTCCAGCAATTTTGTCGTTTTGTTTATGTCAGAGTGCTGATTAACAAGCATATTTCCGCCAATATTAAAAATTAATTTAATATTGGATGGCAGTTTTTCAATGCCCAGCAAACCGTCTTCCTCGGTCAATTCCGTTCCGCGTTCGACTGCTTCAGTCCATAGGAAACAAGGGATTGTCGCTTTTACTGGGTTTTCATAAGTTATTGGAGAAACAATACCTGACCTGGACCAATAGCCTGTACCTGCCGCCCAGCCGCCAAGCTTTCCTACATTCCCCGTCAGACAAGCAAGCTGGGCC is a genomic window containing:
- a CDS encoding DMSO/selenate family reductase complex A subunit; this translates as MTKNSKDSLLDTRFKRRTFLKWSGGIGIPLVLGGAGASQLINKKAITKQTEAQTPEKIISTCSINNCGGRCVIKAHIKDGVVTRISTDTNEDLVLSPQMRACIRGRGYKKMLYHPDRLKYPMKRVGKRGEGKFERISWEEAIETIAKEMKRTGDTYGPESRYVNYASGQSWGLFGGRNMARKLLAMTGGFLGYRNDYSSGAGNVATPYTYGTNDSGSSFDNFLHSKYIILWGHNPSENIFSTPYTTYLRKAKENGAKIIVIDPRYTDTAIAFADEWIPILPTTDNAMMDAMAYVMVTENLYDKEFIDKFCIGFDSAHMPEGVPKNENLKDYLLGKSDGIPKTPEWAEKICSVPASKITEIARDYATIKPAALLQGWGPQRHAYGEQIMRGGAQLACLTGNVGKLGGWAAGTGYWSRSGIVSPITYENPVKATIPCFLWTEAVERGTELTEEDGLLGIEKLPSNIKLIFNIGGNMLVNQHSDINKTTKLLEDESKVEFIVVSDLFMTPSAKYADILLPGTSFFERWDIGVPWCFGDYVVFGEKAIDPLYECRNEYDVFADIAAHFGLKEAFTEGKTMLDWVKVSIQRTRDELDPSFPEFEDFRKKGIHHFTFDEPLIGFQKQIEDPKNNPFETSSGKIELFSKALWDMNKHDVIPPFAKYVPAWEGPADPLKEKYPLQLISWHYKRRCHSTHDNNPWLEEAARQEMWMNPRDAAARGLKDGDRAKVFNGRGMIYIPVKVTNRILPGVAAIPQGAWYTPDMNGIDQRGSINVLTNQRPTPLAKANPQQTNLVEVQKA